A genomic segment from Actinomadura hallensis encodes:
- a CDS encoding sulfite exporter TauE/SafE family protein, translated as MPHLEFLVFCGLAALIGAIVQSSVGLGVGLVATPVVTMLFPSLMPGSILVMALLLPVATLAQEFGHADLRGIGWAFAGRVAGTPAGVWLVAAVPDRALSVVIGFFVLAALAATSWTREVPRNRRTLAAAGLVSGTTGTASGIGGPPIALLYQRESGPRVRATLAVYFIVGALLSLVTLAAAGQLPAVQVVAGLALMPFVLVGFAAAGPLRRYLDAGRLRAALLIVVGSSAVALIVRNLV; from the coding sequence GTGCCGCATCTCGAGTTCCTGGTCTTCTGCGGGCTGGCGGCCCTGATCGGCGCGATCGTGCAGAGCAGCGTCGGTCTCGGCGTCGGCCTCGTCGCGACCCCCGTGGTGACGATGCTGTTCCCGTCCCTCATGCCCGGCTCGATCCTGGTCATGGCCCTGCTGCTGCCCGTCGCGACCCTCGCGCAGGAGTTCGGGCACGCCGACCTGCGGGGGATCGGCTGGGCGTTCGCCGGCCGCGTCGCCGGGACCCCCGCCGGCGTCTGGCTCGTGGCGGCCGTCCCCGACCGCGCGCTCAGCGTGGTGATCGGCTTCTTCGTCCTCGCCGCCCTGGCCGCGACGAGCTGGACGCGCGAGGTGCCCCGCAACCGGCGCACCCTCGCCGCCGCCGGGCTCGTGTCCGGCACCACCGGCACCGCGTCCGGCATCGGCGGCCCGCCGATCGCGCTGCTCTACCAGCGGGAGAGCGGCCCCCGCGTCCGCGCGACCCTGGCGGTGTACTTCATCGTCGGGGCGCTGCTGTCCCTGGTCACCCTCGCCGCCGCCGGGCAGCTGCCCGCCGTGCAGGTCGTCGCGGGCCTGGCGCTGATGCCGTTCGTCCTCGTGGGCTTCGCCGCGGCCGGTCCGCTGCGCCGCTACCTCGACGCGGGACGCCTCCGCGCGGCCCTCCTCATCGTCGTCGGATCGTCCGCGGTGGCGCTGATCGTCCGTAATCTGGTCTGA
- the mug gene encoding G/U mismatch-specific DNA glycosylase, which yields MRPTKADLEAARDRVVPDVLPPEGTPLRVLFSGINPGLYSGATGHHFARPGNRFWPALHRSGFTDRLLHPSEQDLLPSYGLGITNLAHRTTARADELTDAELREGGARLAALVERLCPAYLAVAGVTAYRTAFGRPRARIGPQDETFGHAKVWVLPNPSGLNASWSLDRITAEFTRLRQAADALKAP from the coding sequence ATGCGTCCCACCAAGGCCGACCTGGAGGCCGCCCGCGACCGCGTCGTCCCCGACGTCCTGCCCCCGGAGGGGACGCCGCTGCGCGTCCTGTTCAGCGGTATCAACCCCGGCCTCTACTCCGGGGCGACCGGCCACCACTTCGCCCGGCCCGGCAACCGCTTCTGGCCCGCCCTGCACCGCTCCGGCTTCACCGACCGCCTGCTGCACCCCTCGGAGCAGGACCTCCTGCCCTCCTACGGCCTCGGCATCACCAACCTCGCGCACCGCACCACGGCCCGCGCCGACGAGCTGACGGACGCCGAGCTCCGCGAGGGAGGCGCCCGCCTGGCCGCCCTGGTCGAACGGCTCTGCCCCGCCTACCTCGCCGTCGCCGGCGTCACCGCCTACCGCACGGCGTTCGGCCGCCCCCGCGCCCGGATAGGCCCCCAGGACGAGACGTTCGGCCACGCCAAGGTATGGGTCCTCCCGAACCCGAGCGGCCTCAACGCGAGCTGGTCCCTCGACCGCATCACCGCCGAGTTCACCCGCCTCCGCCAGGCGGCCGACGCCCTCAAAGCCCCCTGA
- a CDS encoding Uma2 family endonuclease, translating into MSIAHDQHGGHGPYTVEDLHAREDEGRGLELEDGSLVKLSPNPLHNYAYRRLHELLDAAARQAGASVYVDRGGDWEIETTAGIRKPDVIVVPGDVADSWFDGDCPTTFPGHELLLVVEVVSPRSGSEGRDRFRKPQEYAAMGIPQYWLVDYTPEPGVQVFVLDEYEAGPTGKRFSTYRLDRSAKAGEVLEVEVPADKPFTVRFDPKVLTERPGFLRGL; encoded by the coding sequence ATGAGCATCGCACATGATCAGCATGGCGGGCATGGCCCGTACACGGTGGAAGACCTGCACGCCCGAGAGGACGAAGGCCGCGGCCTGGAGCTCGAAGATGGGTCGCTGGTCAAGCTGTCTCCGAACCCCCTGCACAACTACGCCTATCGCAGGTTGCACGAACTCCTCGATGCCGCCGCCCGGCAGGCGGGCGCGTCCGTCTACGTCGACAGAGGCGGCGACTGGGAGATCGAGACGACGGCCGGCATCCGCAAGCCCGATGTGATCGTCGTCCCCGGAGACGTCGCCGACTCCTGGTTCGACGGCGACTGCCCGACCACGTTTCCGGGCCATGAGCTGCTCCTGGTCGTCGAGGTGGTCTCACCGCGCAGCGGGAGCGAAGGCAGGGACCGTTTCCGCAAGCCCCAGGAGTACGCGGCGATGGGCATCCCCCAGTACTGGCTGGTCGACTACACGCCGGAACCCGGCGTGCAGGTGTTCGTGCTGGACGAATACGAAGCCGGGCCCACCGGCAAACGGTTCAGCACTTACCGGCTCGACCGGTCGGCGAAGGCCGGGGAGGTCCTGGAGGTCGAGGTACCGGCGGACAAGCCGTTCACGGTGCGGTTCGATCCGAAGGTTCTCACGGAGCGGCCAGGGTTCCTCAGGGGGCTTTGA
- the idi gene encoding isopentenyl-diphosphate Delta-isomerase, which yields MGVEEIVLLNADDEAVGSAPKSTSHHRNTPYHLAFSCYVVDTEGRVLITRRALDKQTFPGVWTGSCCGHPGPGEKLRDAILRRLRDELGMGDAAASATFTSVLPRFQYRAVAEDGTVENERCPVVRATVPVNGPVRPNPEEVEWAEWWTWDRCLELTERPEASPWYRLQLAELAPLGAPLEWPDAGQRDLPPALGW from the coding sequence ATGGGCGTCGAAGAGATTGTGCTGCTCAACGCGGACGATGAGGCCGTCGGGAGCGCACCGAAGAGCACGAGTCACCACAGGAACACGCCGTACCACCTGGCTTTTTCGTGCTATGTGGTGGACACGGAGGGTCGCGTTCTCATCACCCGGCGCGCCCTCGACAAGCAGACGTTCCCCGGCGTGTGGACCGGAAGCTGCTGCGGGCACCCCGGCCCCGGCGAGAAGCTGCGCGACGCGATCCTCCGGCGCCTGCGGGACGAGCTGGGCATGGGGGACGCCGCCGCCTCCGCGACGTTCACGTCCGTCCTGCCCCGGTTCCAGTACCGGGCGGTCGCCGAGGACGGCACGGTCGAGAACGAGCGCTGCCCCGTGGTGCGCGCCACCGTCCCGGTGAACGGGCCCGTCCGGCCGAACCCGGAGGAGGTCGAGTGGGCCGAGTGGTGGACGTGGGACCGCTGCCTGGAGCTGACCGAGCGGCCCGAGGCGTCGCCGTGGTACCGCCTCCAGCTCGCCGAGCTGGCTCCGCTCGGCGCCCCGCTCGAATGGCCCGACGCGGGCCAGCGCGACCTGCCGCCGGCGCTCGGCTGGTGA
- the dxs gene encoding 1-deoxy-D-xylulose-5-phosphate synthase: protein MSLLESITGPDDLKRLDAAQLPRLAEEIREFLVQAVSKTGGHLGPNLGAVELTIALHRVFDSPHDKILFDTGHQAYVHKMLTGRLDFERLRKRGGLSGYPSRAESEHDVIENSHASTALSYADGFAKAFQLRGETDRAVVAVVGDGALTGGMCWEALNNIAGGTDRPVIIVVNDNGRSYSPTIGGLAAHLADLRVTQGYEHALDLIKRTVPRTPVVGNITYDALHGIKKGLKDVLQPQAMFEDLGMKYVGPIDGHDEDAVERALRRARGFGQPVIVHCITKKGRGYAPAENDTEDCMHGGGAFDPATGAFVRKKGGPAWTKVFGEEMVAIGRERRDVVAITAAMLHPTGLAPFAEAFPDRIFDVGIAEQHAVTSATGLAMGGLHPVVAVYATFLNRAFDQVLMDTALHGQPVTFALDRSGVTGDDGASHNGMWDLSILQLVPGMRIAVPRDGARLRELLRECVAVDDGPTAIRYPKGPAAEDLEAIGKAGEMDVLARHDGSNGTRVLLVAAGSMAAPAVEAAGLISAQGIGVTVVDPRWVKPLDPALLDLAREHALVAVAEDNGRTGAVGDAVARLLRDSEIDVPVRTFGIPQEFLDHAARAEILADIGLTPQALARDITEHVARITASESDAPAASETSDHE from the coding sequence GTGAGCCTGCTGGAGTCGATCACGGGTCCCGACGACCTCAAACGACTGGACGCCGCTCAACTGCCTCGCCTCGCGGAGGAGATCCGCGAATTCCTCGTCCAGGCGGTCTCCAAGACCGGCGGGCATCTGGGACCCAATCTCGGCGCGGTCGAACTGACGATCGCGCTGCACCGGGTCTTCGACTCCCCGCACGACAAGATCCTGTTCGACACGGGGCACCAGGCGTACGTCCACAAGATGCTGACCGGCCGCCTCGACTTCGAGCGGCTGCGCAAGCGCGGCGGCCTTTCCGGGTACCCGAGCCGCGCCGAGTCCGAGCACGACGTCATCGAGAACTCGCACGCCTCCACCGCGCTGTCGTACGCCGACGGGTTCGCCAAGGCGTTCCAGCTGCGGGGCGAGACCGACCGCGCCGTGGTCGCCGTCGTGGGCGACGGCGCGCTGACCGGCGGCATGTGCTGGGAGGCCCTCAACAACATCGCGGGCGGGACCGACCGCCCCGTCATCATCGTGGTCAACGACAACGGCCGCTCCTACTCCCCGACGATCGGCGGCCTCGCCGCCCACCTCGCCGACCTCCGCGTCACCCAGGGGTACGAGCACGCCCTCGACCTCATCAAACGGACCGTTCCACGGACGCCGGTGGTGGGCAACATCACCTACGACGCGCTGCACGGCATCAAGAAGGGCCTCAAGGACGTCCTGCAGCCGCAGGCCATGTTCGAGGACCTCGGCATGAAGTACGTCGGCCCCATCGACGGGCACGACGAGGACGCCGTGGAGCGCGCGCTGCGCCGGGCCCGCGGGTTCGGCCAGCCGGTCATCGTGCACTGCATCACGAAGAAGGGCCGCGGGTACGCGCCGGCCGAGAACGACACCGAGGACTGCATGCACGGCGGCGGCGCGTTCGACCCCGCCACCGGCGCGTTCGTCCGCAAGAAGGGCGGCCCCGCCTGGACGAAGGTCTTCGGCGAGGAGATGGTCGCGATCGGGCGCGAGCGCCGCGACGTGGTCGCCATCACCGCGGCGATGCTGCACCCGACGGGGCTGGCGCCGTTCGCCGAGGCGTTCCCCGACCGGATCTTCGACGTCGGCATCGCCGAGCAGCACGCCGTCACGTCCGCGACCGGGCTGGCAATGGGCGGGCTGCACCCCGTCGTGGCCGTGTACGCGACGTTCCTGAACCGCGCGTTCGACCAGGTCCTGATGGACACCGCGCTGCACGGGCAGCCGGTCACGTTCGCGCTCGACCGCTCCGGAGTGACCGGCGACGACGGCGCCAGCCACAACGGCATGTGGGACCTGTCGATCCTGCAGCTGGTGCCGGGCATGCGGATCGCCGTGCCCCGCGACGGCGCGCGGCTGCGCGAGCTGCTGCGCGAGTGCGTCGCCGTCGACGACGGCCCGACCGCGATCCGGTACCCGAAGGGCCCCGCCGCCGAGGACCTCGAGGCCATCGGCAAGGCCGGGGAGATGGACGTCCTGGCCCGCCACGACGGTTCCAACGGCACCCGCGTCCTGCTGGTCGCGGCGGGATCGATGGCGGCGCCCGCGGTCGAGGCGGCGGGCCTGATCTCCGCGCAGGGCATCGGGGTCACGGTCGTCGACCCGCGGTGGGTGAAGCCGCTCGACCCGGCGCTGCTCGACCTCGCCCGCGAGCACGCCCTGGTCGCCGTCGCCGAGGACAACGGCCGCACCGGCGCCGTGGGCGACGCCGTCGCCCGCCTCCTGCGCGACTCCGAGATCGACGTCCCGGTCCGCACGTTCGGCATCCCGCAGGAGTTCCTCGACCACGCCGCGCGCGCCGAGATCCTCGCCGACATCGGGCTGACCCCGCAGGCGCTCGCCCGCGACATCACCGAGCACGTCGCCCGGATCACCGCGTCGGAGAGCGACGCTCCGGCCGCCTCGGAGACCTCCGACCACGAGTGA
- a CDS encoding FAD-dependent oxidoreductase, which produces MASPVRVAVIGSGPAGIYAAEALVKQTDGDVRVDVFDRLPTPYGLVRYGVAPDHKSIKSIARYLQKVLENPAVRFFGCVELGRDISRDDLLDCYDAVIYSTGAMVDRQMRIPGEDLPGSVAATDFVNWYCGHPDAADHAFDLSVEEVAVIGVGNVAVDVVRILAKTADELRETDVPEQVIEALSQSRVKRIHMIGRRGPAQAKFTTKEARELGELPNAGIHVSPEDMVLDPASAELAEKDRKVGGNIKVLNSWTAEPARDRPRHIDVRFWRAPAEILGTERVEGLRLEKTRLDESGRVIGTGEFETLPVGMVLRSVGYQSVPLEGVPFDERSYTVPNEGGRIIGPDGSPVPREYVAGWIKRGPTGVVGTNKSDAAETVRNLLEDLEGTETAAKRTIEELLEARGLPVVTYDDWLRLDAAEIALARSLDRGERVKLGRWEAMTAACRGED; this is translated from the coding sequence ATGGCTTCTCCAGTTCGCGTAGCGGTGATCGGCTCGGGACCGGCTGGCATCTACGCCGCCGAGGCCCTCGTCAAGCAGACGGACGGCGATGTCCGCGTCGACGTGTTCGACCGGCTCCCGACACCGTACGGGCTGGTGCGGTACGGCGTCGCACCGGACCACAAGTCCATCAAGTCGATCGCCCGGTATCTGCAGAAGGTGCTGGAGAACCCCGCCGTGCGGTTCTTCGGCTGCGTCGAGCTCGGCCGCGACATCAGCCGCGACGACCTGCTCGACTGCTACGACGCCGTCATCTACTCCACCGGCGCGATGGTGGACCGGCAGATGCGGATCCCCGGCGAGGACCTGCCGGGCAGCGTCGCCGCGACCGACTTCGTCAACTGGTACTGCGGGCACCCCGACGCCGCCGACCACGCCTTCGACCTGTCGGTCGAGGAGGTCGCGGTGATCGGCGTCGGGAACGTGGCCGTCGACGTCGTCCGCATCCTCGCCAAGACGGCCGACGAGCTGCGGGAGACCGACGTCCCGGAGCAGGTCATCGAGGCGCTGTCGCAGAGCCGGGTGAAGCGCATCCACATGATCGGGCGGCGCGGCCCGGCGCAGGCGAAGTTCACCACCAAGGAGGCCCGCGAGCTGGGCGAGCTGCCCAACGCCGGCATCCACGTCAGCCCCGAGGACATGGTGCTCGACCCCGCGAGCGCCGAGCTCGCGGAGAAGGACCGCAAGGTCGGCGGCAACATCAAGGTCCTCAACTCCTGGACGGCCGAGCCCGCCAGGGACCGTCCCCGCCACATCGACGTGCGGTTCTGGCGCGCCCCCGCCGAGATCCTCGGCACCGAGCGCGTCGAGGGCCTCCGGCTGGAGAAGACCCGCCTGGACGAGTCGGGCCGCGTCATCGGCACCGGCGAGTTCGAGACGCTCCCCGTCGGCATGGTGCTGCGCTCGGTCGGCTACCAGAGCGTCCCCCTGGAGGGCGTCCCGTTCGACGAGCGCTCCTACACCGTGCCGAATGAGGGCGGCCGCATCATCGGCCCGGACGGCTCCCCCGTCCCCCGCGAGTACGTCGCCGGGTGGATCAAGCGCGGCCCGACCGGCGTCGTCGGCACCAACAAGTCCGACGCCGCCGAGACCGTCCGCAACCTCCTGGAGGACCTCGAGGGCACGGAGACCGCCGCCAAGCGCACCATCGAGGAGCTGCTGGAGGCGCGCGGCCTGCCCGTCGTCACCTACGACGACTGGCTCAGGCTCGACGCCGCCGAGATCGCCCTCGCCCGGTCGCTCGACCGCGGTGAGCGGGTCAAGCTGGGCCGCTGGGAGGCGATGACGGCGGCCTGCCGCGGCGAGGACTGA
- a CDS encoding amino acid permease, with amino-acid sequence MDLLRTKSVEQSIRDTEEPTHRLRRALGPLDLTVFGVGVIVGTGIFVLTGQVARDNAGPAVALSFILAAVVCGLAALCYAEFASTVPVAGSAYTFSYATLGEFPAWIIGWDLILEMALGAAVVAVGWSGYFASLLDGLGVTMPDAVSAPPGEGGTVNVPAIAMVLAVTTLLVLGIKISARFNAVVVAIKIGVVLLVIVAGLFFVKGANYDPFVPPSQSTPEVEGPDAPLMQVLFGVTPVAFGWLGVFSALAIVFFAYIGFDIVAAAAEEARRPQRDLPIGLVGSLVVTAVLYASVATVLVGMQRYTELSTEAPLADAFKAVGRPVFATIIDVGAVVGLVTVVLILLLGMSRIFFALSRDGLMPAWISAVHPRFGTPYRSTVIMGVIVAVVSGFIPLAELATLVNIGTLFAFIVVSVAVVILRRTRPDLPRAFRTPLVPLVPALSVVACLFVMINLPVETWLRFLVWMAAGIVVYAAYGYRKSRVRAEARTPAEPGSAGHRPPVER; translated from the coding sequence ATGGACCTGCTGCGGACGAAGTCGGTCGAGCAGTCGATCCGCGACACCGAGGAGCCCACGCACCGGCTGCGGCGCGCGCTGGGCCCGCTCGACCTCACGGTCTTCGGCGTCGGCGTGATCGTCGGGACCGGCATCTTCGTGCTGACCGGGCAGGTCGCCCGCGACAACGCCGGCCCCGCGGTCGCGCTGTCGTTCATCCTCGCCGCCGTCGTGTGCGGGCTGGCCGCGCTGTGCTACGCCGAGTTCGCCTCCACCGTCCCGGTCGCCGGGTCGGCCTACACCTTCTCCTACGCGACCCTCGGCGAGTTCCCGGCATGGATCATCGGCTGGGACCTCATCCTGGAGATGGCGCTCGGCGCGGCCGTGGTCGCGGTCGGCTGGTCCGGCTACTTCGCCTCACTGCTGGACGGTCTCGGCGTCACGATGCCGGACGCCGTCTCCGCCCCGCCGGGCGAGGGCGGAACGGTCAACGTCCCGGCGATCGCGATGGTGCTGGCGGTCACCACGCTGCTCGTGCTCGGCATCAAGATCTCCGCGCGGTTCAACGCCGTGGTCGTCGCGATCAAGATCGGGGTGGTGCTGCTGGTGATCGTCGCCGGGCTGTTCTTCGTCAAGGGGGCCAACTACGACCCGTTCGTCCCGCCCTCGCAGTCGACGCCGGAGGTCGAGGGGCCGGACGCCCCGCTGATGCAGGTGCTGTTCGGGGTCACGCCGGTCGCCTTCGGCTGGCTCGGCGTCTTCTCCGCCCTCGCGATCGTGTTCTTCGCCTACATCGGGTTCGACATCGTCGCCGCCGCCGCCGAGGAGGCGCGGCGCCCGCAGCGCGACCTGCCGATCGGCCTCGTCGGATCCCTCGTCGTCACCGCCGTGCTGTACGCGTCCGTGGCGACCGTCCTCGTCGGCATGCAGCGCTACACGGAGCTGAGCACCGAGGCGCCGCTGGCCGACGCGTTCAAGGCCGTCGGGCGTCCGGTGTTCGCGACGATCATCGACGTCGGCGCCGTCGTGGGCCTCGTCACCGTCGTGCTGATCCTGCTGCTCGGGATGAGCCGCATCTTCTTCGCGCTGAGCCGGGACGGGCTGATGCCCGCCTGGATCTCGGCCGTCCATCCCCGTTTCGGCACGCCCTACCGCTCGACCGTCATCATGGGCGTGATCGTGGCGGTGGTCTCCGGGTTCATCCCGCTGGCCGAGCTCGCGACGCTGGTCAACATCGGCACGCTGTTCGCGTTCATCGTCGTCTCGGTCGCCGTCGTGATCCTGCGCCGCACCCGGCCCGACCTGCCGCGCGCGTTCCGCACCCCGCTGGTGCCGCTGGTGCCCGCGCTGTCGGTCGTCGCCTGCCTGTTCGTGATGATCAACCTTCCGGTGGAGACCTGGCTGCGGTTCCTGGTGTGGATGGCCGCCGGGATCGTCGTCTACGCGGCCTACGGCTACCGGAAGAGCCGCGTCCGAGCCGAGGCCCGGACGCCCGCCGAGCCCGGATCCGCAGGTCACCGGCCTCCCGTCGAACGATGA
- a CDS encoding 3-hydroxyacyl-CoA dehydrogenase NAD-binding domain-containing protein encodes MSDKLAELFGDEVVTRAHVRDVTLPYGAGTLALITLDNGHDHTKPNTFGPNGLAELNAALDKVAARDDIAAVGVTGKPFVFAVGADLNGVPLIRTREDALAIARLGHDVFRRLGELDVPSFAYYNGAAMGGGVELGLHCTYRTISSGVPAFALPETFLGLVPGWGGTYLLPNLIGAEKALKVVIDNPLAQNRTLKGPQAYELGIADAIFDSADFLEESLAWTARVLNGDITVHRPEVDRGKAWDDAVATARWNVDGKLHGAAPAYTRALDLIAAAKDRDRDEGFAAEDEALADLIMSDELRAGLYAFDLTQKRAKRPAGAPDKSLARPVTKVGIVGAGLMASQLALLFARRLEVPVVMTDLDQERLDKGVGHAHAEIDKLLGKGRVSPDKANRLKSLITGSLGKEAFAGADFVIEAVFEEMSVKKTVFAEVEEHVSPECVLATNTSSLSVSEMASELRHPERVVGFHFFNPVAVLPLLEIVRGERTDDATLATAFAAGGRLKKSCVLVKDAPAFVVNRVLLRLLAEIVRTVDEGTPIEVAERSVAPLGLPMPPFVLMGLVGPAIALHVNETLHEAFPDRFPLSDNLAKLVASGKPGVYLPDLSLDPEVVEIFSGGTNPSTEEQVLARALDALADEIRIMLDEGVVAAPQDIDLCMILGAGWPFHLGGITPYLDRSGVSERVTGRRFLEPGIASLPA; translated from the coding sequence ATGAGTGACAAGTTGGCGGAGCTCTTCGGTGACGAGGTCGTCACGCGCGCGCACGTCCGGGACGTGACCCTCCCGTACGGCGCGGGCACCCTCGCCCTCATCACGCTCGACAACGGCCACGACCACACGAAGCCCAACACGTTCGGCCCGAACGGGCTCGCGGAGCTGAACGCCGCCCTCGACAAGGTCGCCGCGCGCGACGACATCGCGGCGGTCGGCGTCACCGGGAAGCCGTTCGTCTTCGCCGTCGGCGCCGACCTCAACGGCGTGCCCCTGATCAGGACCCGGGAGGACGCGCTCGCGATCGCCAGGCTGGGCCATGACGTGTTCCGGCGGCTCGGCGAGCTGGACGTCCCGTCCTTCGCCTACTACAACGGCGCGGCGATGGGCGGCGGCGTCGAGCTCGGCCTGCACTGCACCTACCGGACCATCTCGTCGGGTGTCCCGGCGTTCGCGCTGCCCGAGACGTTCCTCGGCCTCGTGCCCGGCTGGGGCGGGACGTACCTGCTGCCGAACCTGATCGGCGCGGAGAAGGCGCTCAAGGTCGTCATCGACAACCCGCTCGCGCAGAACCGCACGCTGAAGGGCCCCCAGGCGTACGAGCTGGGCATCGCGGACGCGATCTTCGACTCGGCCGACTTCCTGGAGGAGTCGCTCGCCTGGACGGCCCGCGTCCTGAACGGCGACATCACCGTCCACCGGCCCGAGGTCGACCGGGGCAAGGCGTGGGACGACGCCGTCGCGACGGCCCGGTGGAACGTCGACGGCAAGCTCCACGGCGCCGCGCCCGCCTACACCCGCGCGCTCGACCTGATCGCGGCGGCCAAGGACCGCGACCGCGACGAGGGCTTCGCCGCCGAGGACGAGGCCCTGGCCGACCTCATCATGAGCGACGAGCTGCGCGCCGGCCTGTACGCGTTCGACCTCACCCAGAAGCGGGCCAAGAGGCCCGCCGGGGCGCCCGACAAGTCCCTGGCCCGGCCGGTGACCAAGGTCGGCATCGTGGGCGCGGGCCTGATGGCCTCGCAGCTCGCGCTGCTGTTCGCGCGCCGCCTGGAGGTGCCGGTCGTGATGACCGACCTCGACCAGGAGCGCCTGGACAAGGGCGTCGGCCACGCGCACGCCGAGATCGACAAGCTGCTCGGCAAGGGACGCGTCTCCCCCGACAAGGCCAACCGCCTCAAGTCGCTCATCACGGGCTCGCTCGGCAAGGAGGCCTTCGCCGGCGCGGACTTCGTCATCGAGGCCGTGTTCGAGGAGATGTCGGTCAAGAAGACCGTGTTCGCCGAGGTCGAGGAGCACGTCTCCCCCGAGTGCGTGCTCGCGACGAACACCTCGTCGCTGTCGGTGAGCGAGATGGCGTCGGAGCTGCGTCACCCCGAGCGCGTGGTCGGGTTCCACTTCTTCAACCCCGTCGCGGTGCTGCCGCTGCTGGAGATCGTCCGGGGCGAGCGGACCGACGACGCGACGCTCGCCACCGCGTTCGCGGCGGGCGGGCGGCTGAAGAAGTCGTGCGTGCTGGTCAAGGACGCGCCCGCGTTCGTGGTCAACCGCGTCCTGCTGCGGCTGCTCGCCGAGATCGTCCGGACGGTGGACGAGGGCACCCCGATCGAGGTCGCCGAGCGGTCCGTCGCGCCGCTGGGCCTGCCGATGCCGCCGTTCGTGCTCATGGGCCTGGTCGGGCCGGCGATCGCGCTGCACGTCAACGAGACCCTGCACGAGGCGTTCCCCGACCGGTTCCCGCTGTCGGACAACCTGGCGAAGCTCGTCGCGTCCGGCAAGCCCGGCGTGTACCTGCCCGACCTCTCCCTCGACCCCGAGGTCGTGGAGATCTTCTCCGGCGGGACGAACCCGTCCACGGAGGAGCAGGTCCTCGCCCGCGCGCTCGACGCGCTCGCCGACGAGATCCGCATCATGCTGGACGAGGGGGTCGTCGCCGCCCCGCAGGACATCGACCTCTGCATGATCCTCGGCGCCGGGTGGCCGTTCCACCTCGGCGGGATCACCCCCTACCTCGACCGGTCCGGCGTCTCCGAGCGGGTCACCGGCCGCCGGTTCCTGGAGCCTGGGATCGCCTCCCTTCCCGCCTGA